A single window of Streptomyces sudanensis DNA harbors:
- a CDS encoding LON peptidase substrate-binding domain-containing protein, with the protein MTTARLPLFPLNSVLFPGLVLPLNVFEERYRAMMRELLKTDESQPRRFAVVAIRDGHEVARTAPGLPDPTALPERGPAAGFGPDPAAALYRVGCVADAATIRERPDGGFEVLATGTKRVRILSVDAGGPFLTAEVEELEEPRGEDAGALAEGVLRAFRTYQKRLAGARERSLATGAELPDEPSVVSYLVAAAAVLDTPAKQRLLQAPDTATRLREELRLLRAETAVLRHLPSLPAVELTRAPTSPN; encoded by the coding sequence GTGACCACCGCTCGCCTGCCCCTGTTCCCGCTGAACTCGGTGCTCTTCCCCGGCCTCGTGCTGCCGCTGAACGTCTTCGAGGAGCGGTACCGCGCCATGATGCGCGAGCTGCTCAAGACGGACGAGTCGCAGCCGCGCCGCTTCGCCGTCGTCGCGATCCGCGACGGGCACGAGGTGGCGCGGACCGCGCCGGGACTGCCCGACCCGACGGCGCTCCCCGAACGCGGGCCCGCCGCGGGCTTCGGCCCCGACCCGGCCGCGGCGCTGTACCGGGTGGGGTGCGTCGCCGACGCGGCGACCATCCGGGAGCGGCCGGACGGCGGCTTCGAGGTCCTCGCGACCGGGACGAAGCGGGTGAGGATCCTGTCGGTCGACGCGGGCGGCCCCTTCCTCACCGCGGAGGTGGAGGAGCTGGAGGAGCCGCGGGGCGAGGACGCCGGCGCGCTCGCCGAGGGCGTGCTGCGGGCCTTCCGCACGTACCAGAAGCGGCTGGCGGGGGCGCGCGAGCGGTCCCTGGCCACGGGCGCCGAGCTGCCCGACGAGCCGTCGGTCGTGTCGTACCTGGTGGCCGCCGCCGCGGTGCTGGACACGCCGGCGAAGCAGCGGCTGCTCCAGGCGCCCGACACGGCGACCCGGCTGCGCGAGGAACTGCGGCTGCTGCGCGCCGAGACCGCGGTGCTGCGGCACCTGCCCTCGCTGCCGGCGGTCGAGCTGACGCGGGCTCCGACGAGCCCCAACTGA
- a CDS encoding ABC transporter permease: protein MSALPVEAPSTGGVRTAAGADGRAAAPLAPRARLLPALAAVYRAQLSRARVARIPLLFVATFQSVGIMVLMRGVVDGGAEARAVVAGSSVLVVAFVALNLLAQYFGQLRASGGLDHYATLPVPPAAVVLGAAGAYASFTVPGTVVTAVTGSLLFDLPLTHLWVLAAVVPLAGAALAGLGAALGLLAPRQEVATLLGQLGMSAALLLGVLPADRMPAPIGWARDLLPSTYGVEALARAFDASPDWAAVALDLSVCAAVGVASLTVATRAYRRAAVR from the coding sequence GTGAGCGCCCTGCCTGTGGAGGCGCCCTCGACGGGAGGCGTCCGGACGGCCGCCGGGGCGGACGGCCGGGCCGCCGCGCCCCTGGCGCCCCGTGCGCGGCTGCTGCCGGCGCTGGCCGCCGTGTACCGGGCGCAGCTGTCCCGCGCCCGGGTCGCGCGCATCCCGCTGCTGTTCGTCGCGACCTTCCAGTCCGTCGGGATCATGGTGCTGATGCGCGGTGTCGTCGACGGCGGAGCCGAGGCCCGCGCGGTCGTCGCCGGGTCGTCCGTCCTCGTCGTGGCGTTCGTCGCGCTGAACCTGCTCGCCCAGTACTTCGGGCAGCTGCGGGCGAGCGGCGGCCTCGACCACTACGCCACGCTGCCCGTGCCGCCCGCCGCCGTGGTGCTCGGAGCCGCCGGGGCGTACGCCTCCTTCACGGTGCCCGGCACGGTCGTCACGGCCGTCACCGGGTCGCTCCTGTTCGACCTGCCGCTCACCCACCTGTGGGTCCTCGCGGCCGTCGTCCCGCTCGCCGGGGCCGCCCTGGCGGGGCTCGGCGCGGCGCTCGGGCTGCTCGCCCCGCGCCAGGAGGTGGCCACGCTGCTCGGCCAGCTCGGCATGTCGGCGGCGCTGCTGCTCGGTGTCCTGCCGGCCGACCGGATGCCCGCCCCGATCGGCTGGGCCCGCGACCTGCTCCCGTCGACGTACGGGGTCGAGGCGCTGGCCCGCGCCTTCGACGCGAGCCCGGACTGGGCGGCCGTCGCCCTGGACCTCTCGGTCTGCGCCGCCGTCGGCGTCGCCTCCCTGACCGTCGCCACCCGGGCGTACCGCCGGGCGGCCGTCCGGTGA
- a CDS encoding ABC transporter ATP-binding protein: protein MSTVCVVRDLVKTYPATRGGRGRPATPEVRATDGIDLDVRGGEIFGLLGPNGAGKSTLVRQLTGLMRPDSGSVEVLGHDIVRHPDRAARLIGYLGQESTALDELTVALAAETTGRLRGLTARDARAARDAVLDELDLGELAARPLKKLSGGQRRLACFAAALVGERPLLVLDEPTTGMDPVARRAVWAAVDRRRAEHGTTVLLVTHNVIEAETVLDRVAVLERGRVIACDTPAGLKERVAGEVRVDLVWRERAPLEVPEVAALRASARESGRRWVLRLAPDEARAAVAAVTGGAAFTALDDFTLATPSLEDVYLALGGEAKGLVKA, encoded by the coding sequence GTGAGTACGGTGTGCGTGGTGCGGGACCTGGTGAAGACGTACCCCGCCACGCGCGGCGGGCGCGGCAGGCCCGCGACACCCGAGGTACGGGCCACCGACGGGATCGACCTGGACGTGCGGGGCGGCGAGATCTTCGGGCTCCTCGGCCCCAACGGCGCGGGCAAGTCCACCCTCGTGCGCCAGCTCACCGGCCTGATGCGCCCCGACTCCGGCAGCGTCGAGGTCCTCGGCCACGACATCGTGCGCCACCCCGACCGCGCGGCGCGGCTCATCGGCTACCTCGGTCAGGAGTCCACCGCGCTGGACGAGCTGACCGTCGCGCTGGCCGCCGAGACGACCGGCCGGCTGCGCGGCCTCACCGCACGCGACGCCCGCGCCGCACGCGACGCCGTCCTCGACGAACTGGACCTGGGGGAACTCGCCGCCCGGCCCCTGAAGAAGCTCTCCGGCGGGCAGCGCCGCCTGGCCTGCTTCGCCGCCGCCCTCGTCGGCGAGCGCCCGCTGCTCGTCCTCGACGAACCGACCACCGGCATGGACCCGGTGGCGCGCCGGGCCGTGTGGGCCGCCGTCGACCGGCGCCGCGCCGAGCACGGCACGACGGTGCTGCTGGTCACCCACAACGTGATAGAGGCGGAGACGGTACTGGACCGCGTCGCCGTCCTGGAGCGCGGCCGGGTCATCGCCTGCGACACCCCGGCCGGGCTGAAGGAACGCGTGGCCGGCGAGGTGCGCGTGGACCTGGTGTGGCGCGAGCGCGCCCCGCTGGAGGTGCCCGAGGTGGCCGCGCTGCGCGCCTCCGCCCGCGAGTCGGGGCGCCGCTGGGTGCTGCGGCTGGCACCGGACGAGGCGCGCGCGGCGGTCGCGGCGGTGACGGGCGGCGCGGCGTTCACGGCACTCGACGACTTCACCCTGGCGACGCCGAGCCTGGAGGACGTCTACCTGGCACTCGGCGGCGAGGCGAAGGGGCTGGTCAAGGCATGA